CTGCTCACGCAGCGGGGTTTTTCTTTGTGCGTTTCCGGGCGCGCGCCATGCGCGCACCCCGCACCCCGCGGCGTAGAGCCGACCGTTGGTCGGCTGCACGTCGCAATGGCGTTGCGGTGTACGTGGAATACCCCTGCCGAGCAACGCTCTGCCCTACCGGTAGAGCCGACCGTTGGTCGGCTGCACGTCGCAATGGCGTTCCGATGTACGTGGGATACCCCTACCGAGCAGCGCTCGGCCCTACCGGGGTAGAGCCGACCGTTGGTCGGCTGCACGTCGTAAAGGCGTTGCGGTGTACGTGGAATACCCCTGCCGAGCAGCGCTCCGCCCTACCGGTAGAGCCGACCGTTGGTCGGCTGCACGTGGCAATGGCGTTGCGGTGTACGTGGAATATCCCCTGCCGAGCATCGGCCCTTCCGAAGGCGTGCGGCTCTCACCGGAAGGCATGCGTGGAGCCCTGAATACCCGTGGAGCCGACCAACGGTCGGCTCCACCCCCGACGGTGTCACAGGGCAGCCGACCAACGGTCGGCTCTACCCAGGGTCACAGCCAAACAAAAACGGCGCCCTCGCGGGCGCCGTTTTGTTGTGTTACCTGCTACCCGCGCCATGCGCGGGCCAACCGGAATGAGCTGCTCAGGCCACGGCGGCAACTGCACGCCGTACCGGCGCTGCTGTCTGTGTGGCCTGTCCATGCCGGAACACCGCAACCGCTTCGCTCAGTTCGGCGGCCTGTTCTTCCAACAGGCGTGCCGCGGCGCTGGCCTCTTCGACCAATGCCGCGTTCTGCTGGGTGGCATCGTCCATCTGCACGACTGTCTGGTTGACCTGATCGATGCCGCTGGCCTGTTCCTGCGATGCCGACGAGATCTCGGCCATGATGCCGCTGACCGCTGCCACACTGCCGACGATCTCGGCCATGGTCTTGCCGGCATCCTGTGCCAGGTGCGCGCCGTCGGCGACCTGCTCCACGGAGGCATCGATCAGGCCCTTGATCTCCTTGGCCGCCTCGGCCGAGCGCTGCGCCAGGGTGCGCACTTCGCTGGCCACCACTGCGAATCCGCGGCCCTGCTCGCCTGCACGTGCTGCCTCCACCGCCGCGTTCAACGCCAGGATATTGGTCTGGAACGCGATCCCGTCGATGACGCGGGTGATGTCGCCGATCCGCCGCGACGCGGTCTGGATGGCCTCCATCGTGGTGACCACCTGGCCAACCACCGCGCTGCCGCGGCCGGCAACGTCCTGTGCGCCTTGGGCCAGCGTGCTGGCCTGGCGCGCATGCTCGGCGTTCTGGCGGACGGTGGAGGTCAGCTCCTCCATCGAGGCGGCGGTTTCTTCCAGGTGCGCGGCCTGGCGCTCGGTGCGCTCGGACAGATCACTGTTGCCGCTGGCGATCTCGCCGGCGGCCTGCGCGATCGCGCCGGTGCACTGCTGGATACGCTGCACCATGGCGGTGAGCTGTTCGGCGGTGGCATTGGCATCGCGTTGCATGGCGGCGAACGCGCCCTCGAACTGGCCGTGCATGCGCTGGTCCAGGTCACCGCGGGCCAACGCCGCCAGCACGCGGCGCACTTCGCCCACGGTGCCGCCCACGCTCTGCAGCAGCTGGTTGATGCCGCCGGTGAGGCCGTCGAGGAAGCTGGCCGTGCCCTCGGCCGACGGCAGGCGCCGGTCCAGGTCGCCCTTGGCGGCCGCCGCGACGATGTCGGCCACGGCGGTTTCCAGCTGCAGTTCCGCGGTGCGGTCGTGCCACTCCACGGCAAAGCCGAGACGCTCGCCGTGGTCGTCGAACACCGGCGTCACCACCTGGGCGAAATGCACCGGGCCGATCCGCACACGGCCGTGGTGCACCTGCTGCAGCGTGTTGAGGATGGCGCGGATGCGATCGGGGTTCACGTGGAAGCGGTGGATGCTGCTGCCCACCAGCGTGTCGACGTCGAAGTCGGGGAACGCCTCACGCAGGCTGGCCTGCTGGTTGCGCAACAGGGTCACCACCGACCGGTTCACGTAGCGGATCACGTGGTCGTTGTCGGCGATCATCATCGCGGTACGCGAGACATCCAGTGCACGGTGGATCTGCGCGTCCTCGGTATGCACGGTGGCAGCCCGCTGCTGCTGCTCGGCCAGGGCACGCGCGGCGGCGTCGGCCTGCTGCAGATCGCGCTGCCAGCGCTGGGTCTGCCGGCGGGTACGCAGCGCCAGCACCGCCAGCAGCACAGCGGCCACGAGAATGGTCAACGACCCCCCCCACTGCCGCTGCCACAGCGCCGTACCGCAGCCAGCGGCCAGCAGCAGCGCAGCGGCCACCGCGACGGTGCCGTCCAGGCGCTGCAACAGGGCGGGCGGACGGGGCGCGCGGGAAGGGTCGGGTGGGCGCGGCGCAACAAGTGGAAGGGCAGACATGGCGACTCCGGGATTCAGAAGCAGGGACGGCCGGTCGCGCGCGGAAGCGGACAGGCCAATGGCGCGCCGGTCACCGTCGATGCGGTGGGCGCTGCGGGGAAGACGAGGAGGGAAGAGGCCCGCATGCCGCGCGCGGTCGATAGCGACGCATCGACGGTGCGGAACACCGCCGGCATGGCCCGGTCCTGTGGGCGATGGCACGGCCAACACGGCATTGCGACGACCTTCCCTGAAGCCTTGGAGTGATGCGCGGCTTCGCGACGGCGGAGCAAGCGGCGACACAGGCCGAACGTGCCGGGCTGCCTTACGGGTATCGGCCGGGCAGCGCGGAAGTTGAGTGCGTCAGGATGCCGCAGGGCCGCCTGCAGGTACTGGCGGCGGCACGCCGCGGACCGTGCGACCGATGGCGGCGCTGTCAGCCGGCGAGGAAGCCGGTGATCACCTCGGCAACCACCTGCGGATGCTCCATGTGCAGGTGATGGGTGCCGGGAAACACGGACAGCCGGCCATCCCGCAGCAGGCCGATGCGCTGGCTGCGCAGGGGTTCGGGGTAATACGACTGCGCAGGCGTGGCGTAGATCACCTGGGTGGGGCATTCAATGGCCGCCAGCAGGTTGTCGATCTGCGCTTCGCTGAGGCGCAACGCAGTGGGCAGCATCAGGCGCGGGTCGCTGCACCAGCTGTAGCCGCCCTCGACCGGCTTGACCCCGCGCTCCACCAGCAGCCGCGCGCAGGGCTCGCTGAGCTGGTTGGCCATCATCCGTGCGCGGATCGGCGCGGCCAGGTCGGCAAACACCCGCAGGTTCCTGCCCGGCAGCGCACGGGCGGCGCGCACGTGGTCGCGCAGACGCTGCGCGGTTTCATCTTCGGGACCGCGCAGGCCACCGAGCGCTTCGATCGCCACCAGGCGCTCGACCCGCTCCGGCGCGGCGGCGGCGGTGAGGCTGGCGATGCCGGCGCCCATCGAATGGCCGAGCAGGGTGAAACGGTCCCAGCCCAGCGCATCGGCGACGTCCAGCACATGGCAGATCGCGCCGGGCGTGTTGTATTGGGTTCCCGGCGGCAGGTGCGCGCTGTGGCCGTGGCCGGGCAGGTCCAGGGCCACCAGGTCCAGTGCCGGCAGCTGGGCAGCCAGCGGCACGAAGCTGGCCGCGTTGTCGAGCCAGCCGTGCAGGGCCAGCACCCGCCTGCCCTCGCGCTGTGGCGCGCGCAGTCCCGCGGCGTGCACGCCCTGCACCTCCAGCGTGAAGGGCTGCAAGGTCATGCGAGCGCGGCGATGCTCAACCGCGACAACGCCAAGGCGTGTTCGGGCGCCGCATTGAGGCAGGGGATGTAGCGCATCTGCGCGCCGCGCGCGGCGAGGGTTTCGGTGAAGCCCAGCGCCACTTCCTCCAGGGTTTCCAGGCAGTCGGTGGCGAACCCGGGGCAGACCACGTCGATGCGGCGCACGCCGCTTTCTGCCATGGCCCACATCGTGGGTTCGGCATAGGGCTGCAGCCACTTCTCGCGGCCGAAACGCGACTGGTA
This is a stretch of genomic DNA from Stenotrophomonas rhizophila. It encodes these proteins:
- a CDS encoding alpha/beta fold hydrolase is translated as MTLQPFTLEVQGVHAAGLRAPQREGRRVLALHGWLDNAASFVPLAAQLPALDLVALDLPGHGHSAHLPPGTQYNTPGAICHVLDVADALGWDRFTLLGHSMGAGIASLTAAAAPERVERLVAIEALGGLRGPEDETAQRLRDHVRAARALPGRNLRVFADLAAPIRARMMANQLSEPCARLLVERGVKPVEGGYSWCSDPRLMLPTALRLSEAQIDNLLAAIECPTQVIYATPAQSYYPEPLRSQRIGLLRDGRLSVFPGTHHLHMEHPQVVAEVITGFLAG
- a CDS encoding methyl-accepting chemotaxis protein yields the protein MSALPLVAPRPPDPSRAPRPPALLQRLDGTVAVAAALLLAAGCGTALWQRQWGGSLTILVAAVLLAVLALRTRRQTQRWQRDLQQADAAARALAEQQQRAATVHTEDAQIHRALDVSRTAMMIADNDHVIRYVNRSVVTLLRNQQASLREAFPDFDVDTLVGSSIHRFHVNPDRIRAILNTLQQVHHGRVRIGPVHFAQVVTPVFDDHGERLGFAVEWHDRTAELQLETAVADIVAAAAKGDLDRRLPSAEGTASFLDGLTGGINQLLQSVGGTVGEVRRVLAALARGDLDQRMHGQFEGAFAAMQRDANATAEQLTAMVQRIQQCTGAIAQAAGEIASGNSDLSERTERQAAHLEETAASMEELTSTVRQNAEHARQASTLAQGAQDVAGRGSAVVGQVVTTMEAIQTASRRIGDITRVIDGIAFQTNILALNAAVEAARAGEQGRGFAVVASEVRTLAQRSAEAAKEIKGLIDASVEQVADGAHLAQDAGKTMAEIVGSVAAVSGIMAEISSASQEQASGIDQVNQTVVQMDDATQQNAALVEEASAAARLLEEQAAELSEAVAVFRHGQATQTAAPVRRAVAAVA